From uncultured Pseudodesulfovibrio sp.:
CGCCCGTAGGTGGCATCATTACTTTTTATTTCCCGTCGAAATTTAAACCCGACTTCTTCAAGTCAAACAATGAAACGCCTCACCAACATAATGGTGAGGCGTTTCATTTGCTGAGGAACTCTGTGGAGGTCTTACAAAGTCAACCCCAGCGGCCCGAGGAAAAAATCACCTTGGAAGGTCAATTCAGCCGCGCCTTGCAAGAAGACATTGCCGTCCTCCAAAAAGATAGTCAGCATCTCATCACTGGTCGTGGTCAGATTCGCGAAATTCCCGGTCAAACCGAGTGCGTTGGCCAACACTTGTGTCGCGGCTGCTCCAGTCCCGCAAGCATATGTCTCGGCTTCCACACCGCGCTCATAGGTGCGTAATAACATCGTATTCTTGTCGATGACTTGCGCAAAATTGACGTTGGTACCAGCCGGAGAAAAAGTTTCATGATAGCGAATTTTTGGACCGATCTCCATGATGTCGAGTGCTTTGACGTCATCCACGAAGACAACGGCATGAGGAACACCAGTGTCAGTGAAATGGACGGTCAGCGGTTTGCCGTCGATGTCCAGCGTGATGTTGGTTTTTGTCTCTTTGGGCGGAGTAAGCTGAACCTTGACGCGACCCGCGTCGGGGCCGTCAAGAAGGACGGATGCCCTGATGGGGCCGGCATCGGTGCCGAAGGTGTGCTCAGCCGGAGCCAGACCTAGAGCGTGGGCGAGTTTGCCTGCACAGCGGGAGGCATTGCCGCACATCTCGGCGCGAGAACCGTCGGAATTGTAGAAATGCCAACGGTAATCCAGGTTTGCATCTTCGGAATTTTCAAGGAAAAAAAGGCCGTCGGCATAGATGCCAAAAGCGCGGGCGCAGAGGGCCTTTGCCCATGCTTCCATGGAAGACTCAGGGACGCCAAGTTCCCGGTTGTCGATGACGACGAAATCGTTGCCGCAACCCTGCATTTTATAAAAAGGAACGGACTTGGTGAATATATTCATGGTGTGTGACTCCATTTTTAATACCGGTAAGCCGTGTTTTACATATGGTCCAATTCTTTTTGGATATGGATGAAAAAAAAGTCAGGATGTAAGCCATTGTATGGCTTGTTCTTTCTCTATGAAAGTCTTGCAGTTGAGCGATCGGTTGAAGAGTGCATTCTCATATGTGATGGCGATGGGATACCCCTCTTGCTTGACAACATTGGCTACTCGTATACCCAGAATTGCGGCCATATCTACTTCGGCAGATTGGGCAAGAAGTGTTGCGTCTAAAGATGTGGTTAAATTCGTCAGATTGGTTTCATCTCTCAAGACGCGTTTAACATTGGATTTTGTTACCGTGTCCAGAATTGCGGCAGCATATTGTTGCATTTCTTCGTGTGTGGTCACTGTCCCGGCAGTGGTAACGAGCAAATGGTTTTCTTCGAGTTTGAATGTAAAGTGCATGAATGGGGATGCTCAATATGTAGTACGATTTTTGATGATTTAAGGATTGAAGCAACTGAGAAAAAAGTCAAGTTCACTTTCTTGCCATTTACAACTGCCAAAGGTATCGCTGGTCTTATTAAGAATCAGGAGAATGAAAAGACATGTCCAAACCGTGTGTTGGATGTGGGTGGTGTTGCCTGCAAGACCCCTGCATGGAATCTCATAGACGATATGGTTATATGCGCCGTTGCCCGGATCTTTTTTGGGATGAAGAGAAGAAGCGGTACATGTGCGGCCTCATGCTCGATCCTGAAATGAGTGAGCAGGTGCGTCAATCGCAACATGAGGGGCAGGGCTGTTATGCCCCGCTCAATTCCTGGCGGGATGATGTCAGGAACAGAGACAACGAAAAATAGGGCTTCCCCCTATTGCCCTAATTTGTTTTTCAGGCGATAGTCCGTCGCATGTTCAAAATTTCAGATACGGAGTTTTCCCCATGCGAGTGACCTTTGCCGGTGTCGGCGAAGCTTTTGATGACAAATTGCCCAATACTTCCTTATTGGTACACGCTGGTTCTTCCACCGTTTTGCTTGATTGCGGCTTTACTGCCGCCTGTGTCTTTTGGGGCATGGCCGCGAATCCCCTTAAACTGGATGCAGTATATATTTCACATTTTCATGGTGATCATTACTTTGGTTTGCCCGCATTGCTTGTCCGTTCCATTGAGGAAGGGCGCACAAAGCGTTTAACCATCCTTGGACCTTCGGGTATTGAATCCCGTGTGACCCGCCTTATGGAAATGGCGTATTCCAATGCCTTGGCTCGGGCAAAATTCAGTATATTTTTTATCGAATGTGATCCCGGTCAGGATTTTAAACACGCTGGTTTCCGGTTTCGTTTTGCCATGAGTGACCACGCCATGCCCTGTCAGGCTATTCGGCTTGATACGGCAGATAAATCAATGTTTTACTCTGGTGACGGGCAGCCCACTGATGATACTTTGGAGCTGGCCTTAGGGTGCGATCTTGTGGTTCACGAATCCTATTCTTTGGATCAGGAAAAAACCGGACATGGAAGTGTTGAATCTTCTGTCGATTTTGCTCGTAAGGCAAATGCCAAAGCTTGTGCTTTGGTTCATGTGAAACGAACAGTTCGACGGGAAAGAAAAGATGTGATTCTTGCACGGGCAAACGCCATCTCTGATATGAAGGTCTTCCTGCCTGAGCCAGGAGATGTCCATATTTTGTAGAGTCTTATTCCCTTATTTATCATTCCCAACGAAGACTTTTTATGCCATCGTGCGCAATACTTAACGTTGTGAAACGGGCGTTTGATTGGCTTAATTGATCATTTGTTTTTGTTTCAGAGGGGATTATGGCGGGAAAATACGACTCTATCGTTTACGATTATTTTGAGAAATCAAATGGAAATGTGGTTCTTGTCAGTGAAGACCAGCTGTTCAAGAAGACTCTGGCTACTACGCTTTTTAAGGTTATAGGCACCAAGCGAAATTGTTTCTTTGCCTTTGAGAGTGTGCAACAGGGGCTCAAAAAAATTCAGGAATTGGATAAACGGTCTTTAGAAACGACTGTTTTTATCGAGCGAATTTTGGGTGGGCATCCAAGCACGGATACCATTATCACTCTCAAACGATTGTTGCCGGATCTGAAGATTGTCGTTCTGGCAGGCGAAACCAAGCGGGAAAACATCGCCTATTTTTATGAGCTTGGCGTGAATAATGTCATCTCCAAGCCTGCTTCCATCAATAATATCATCGAAAAAATGGCGTTCACTGTGCAGCCTCAGGGTAAGCTCAGTGAATATATGTCCATTGGAAAGCGGTGTCTTGTTGCGGGCAAATTCATGGAAGCCATGAAGATTGCGGATAAAATATTGCAGCTCAAGCCCGAGAGCCCTGCTGGACTCATGCTCAAGGGGGATATTTATTCGTTACAGGGTGATCTGGATAAGGCGTTGGCCTGTTTCCACCGTGCACATGATAGCTCAAAATTATATCTGGAACCCCTTAAGAAGCTGGTGGGGGCGTATAGGGAAGTGGACGAGGAGAAAGCCCTTGTTTACATGAAAAAACTGGATAAATTGAGCCCGCTTAATGCTGAACGAAAAACGGATATCGGCAAGATTTTTGTTCATCAAAAGAAAATGGAGATGGCGGAAAAGTATTTTGATCAAGCCATTGATGCTGCGACGCACGAAGCGATGAGCCTGATTAGTTCTGTTGCCGAAAATATTTCTGAAGCAGTCCAACAGACCTCACCCCGTATGGCCGAGAAATACTTGAGCAAAGTTTTGGAGGCAAAAGGATCACGCCTTGGGCTGGGAGATATTACGCTTTTCAACAAGCTTGGTATCGCTTTGCGCGGACAGGGCAAGTGGAAGGAAGCTATTGAAAATTACATTCAGGCATTACGAATATCTCCAGACGACGAAGGACTACATTACAATATGGGGATGGCCTATATTGATGGTGGAGAGCGTCGGTTGGCGGGGAAGTGCTTTGAAAATGCTTTGAAACGGAATCCTGGTTTTTATAAAATAAGCGAAGCTGTTTCCATGAATGTCGGCATGCTTTTCAGTGAACTCAGAGAGAATGAGAAAGCAATACCCTGTTTTAAAAATGCGATAGAACTAAATCCGAATAATACCACTGCTCTGCGGAAGCTGGCTGCGCTCGAAGAAAAACTGTAGACGGCTTTCGCATTTCCCAGATTATAGTACCCCGGTTGTCCTTGCTGACAGCCGGGGTCTTTTATGTTGGGTTGACCCATTTCCCCCACATCACGTAGTATGTAATTGGATAGGATCTGCCGCAGTGTACTGTGTGAAAAATGGGAGAGAGCATGCCTGGAGAATCCGCTGACACCATCGTTCTTGATTTTATCAGGAAAGAGGGAGGAGTCATCGTCTATTTGTCCGACGATTTCGTCTTTACTCGTGCTTTGCGGAATATAGTTTCACGGGTTATCGGTTTGAGTGGTGACTCATTACTTGCTTTCTCATCCATGAGCTTAGCCATGAAGAAATGTCTGGAATTGCAGGATCAAGGAATTCCCTGCGTTATTTTTATCGAAAGAATGCTCGACAACCGGCCTTCTACGGATTTTATCATCACACTTAAACGGGAATTTCCGGATGTGAAGATGGTTGTTTTGACGTGGGAGGCCACGCAGGAAACCGTGGCTTACTTTTTTGAACTGGGAGTGAGTCGCGTTTTGGTCAAGCCTGCATCTGCCAACATGGTCATTGAGGCCTTGGCAGAAGTTATTTCTCCTCCCATGGAGCTTAAACAGCAGATATTGTTGTGTGAAGAGCTTTTGGAAAAAGGGGAATATGCCGCAGCATTGGATGCGTCGGATCGCATTCTTATGACGAGGCCGGATAGTGCTCGTGGGTTGGTGCTGCGAGGTAATGCCCTCATGGGAGTGGAGGAGACCGACAAAGCCGTGCAGTGCTATATGGCTGCCCATGAAGTCCAGCCGATTTTTATGGCTCCGCTGATCAAGCTTGCGGAAGCCTTTAGGGAAATGGACGATGAACGAGCTCTTGCCTATATGAAGGAGTTGGACGACATCAGCCCATTGAATCCTGAGCGTAAAATCGACATTGCCGAGGAGCATTTGCGCAAGGGTGAGCATGAAGAGGCGGAAAGATATCTTGATCGAGGTATGGCTGTCGCGGAAAAGGAAGTCAGCAGCATGGTTGGCGATTTGACACAGCGCATTGTGGACGCAGTGACGGCCATTGCTCCCAATCTGGCGGTAAAATATCTGAACCGTGTCATCGACACCAAACGGGTTTTGGGTCGGGATGACCTTGTCCATTTCAACCGTCTTGGCATTATCTTGCGAGGCGAAGGGCGATGGGCCGAGGCCGTCGAAGTCTATGGCAAGGCCGTGACCATTGCCCCGGAAGATCCGGTCATTCATTACAATATGGGGTTGGCTCATTGGGAAGGCAATAAGCGTATCGTTGCGTTGGAATGTTTTGAACAGGCTTTGAGCATTGATCCTCATTTTTACGCAGGCAGTGTGGGTGCAACTTTGAATATTGGGTCGTTATATCTGGATTTGCGACGATATAAAGATTGCTTGCCGTTTTTTGCTCATGTTTTGGATTTAGATCCTGAAAATTCTTTGGCACAAGTAAAGTTTGCTGAAGCGAAAACCAAAGCCGAGATCGAACCTGATCCAGTCCGGTCTGCATTAGAATCAGAGGGCGATGCCGACCTTGATCTGTCTTTGTCGGATTCAAGAAAAAAGACGAAGAAACGAAAGCCTTTTACTAATCTGGAGTTGTAAAGGGGCTGGGTCTTGAGTTTGAGTGATTTCCCACCGTATAAATTCAGAAGCGAAAGTCGTTTGCGTATATACATGGTGACATGTTTTACGTACTCTGCCCCGGAAGATCCTTGTCGGGAAGGAGTATCATGAAATTTACGATGAAAGACCTTGATTGGGCGGCGGATACAAAGGTCATCACGGTAGAGGTTCGTGACGCATTGGCTGATGCATTTCAGCAGAAATATGCGGACAAGCCGTCGTTGTCATTTGCCAATGTCCTCTACTATTTGGGTGGACTTATCGTTATCGGCTCCATGACGTTTTACGTTACTTCGGCATGGGAGACCCTTGGCGGTGGCGGCCATTTGGCTGTGGCACTTCTTTACGCCTGTACCTTCCTGCTGGTGGGCCGGTGGCTCTGGAAAAGGAAGGAGCAGCGTATTCCCGGAGGAATTCTGGTCACGGCAGCGGTCTGCATGACGCCCATGGCGGTTTTTGGGGTTCAGGAAATGATCGGTTGGTGGGGCTGGCATGAACCGGGAAGTTATTCAGATTTTTATCTATGGGTCAAAAGTGGTTGGTTCCTTATGGAAGTATTCACCATCGTGGCTGGGGTTGTCGCTCTTCGGTGGTGCAGATTCCCCTTTATCATGCTGCCTGTGGCGTTCAGTCTGTGGTTTATGTCCATGGATTTAACCGCTGTTATATATGGGACTGATTTTTCATGGGAACAACGCAAATTGGTTTCCGTATGGTTCGGTCTGGTTATGTTGATCGGAAGTTTTATGGTGGATCGGCGAACCGAGCAGGATTTTGCTTTTTGGGGTTATTTGTTTGGGCTGCTCGCCTTTTGGGGTGGATTGACCAGCATGGACAGTGACACGGAACTTGGCAAACTTGTTTATTGTTGTATCAACGTCATTTTGATGGGTGTGTCGGTGTTGTTGCAACGTCGCGTGTTCATCGTTTTCGGTGGCATTGGCGTCAGCATATATCTTGGACATCTGGCCTACGACGTTTTTGAGAGCGAATTGCTTTTCGCATTTGCCTTGAGCGGGGTTGGATTGGCAGTTATCGTTTTGGGATTGCAGTACCATCGGCATAAGGACTTCATAGAACAAAAGATGATGGGAATGCTCCCCGAGGTGTTAAGACGGATATTGCCGCAGTTCAGAGTATAGGGGCAACCCTGTATTTCAGCCGGGATTGGTCGTCTTTCTCCTCTTGGATTGCGGCACCAAACGTGCTAGTGCCTGCCCGACAAGCTTTGTTTAAGGAGAATATATACTCATGAGAGCGAAAATACATTTGGAAGAAGCACTGAGAAAGGTGCTGGACGGATTTGGTTGGGAATGGCCGGAGAAAACGGTCATCGAACCTCCCAAGGATAAGAAATTCGGCGACATGTCGGTCAACGTGGCCATGATGCTCGCCAAGCAGGCCAAGAAGGCTCCGCGTGCCGTGGCCGAAGATATTCAGGCGGCCTTTGAAGGGGATGCCCTGATTGAGAAGGTCGATATCGCTGGCCCCGGTTTTCTGAATTTCACCTTTGCCCCGAGTTTTTGGCAGGACACCGTGGGGGTTATCACCGAAGTCGGTGAGGCATACGGCACGTCCACCATGGGCAACGGCACCAAGGTGCAGGTGGAGTACGTGTCTGCCAACCCCACTGGGCCGCTGCACATCGGGCATGGCCGTGGTGCTGCGCTGGGTGATTCTCTGACCCGTATTCTGGAAAAAGCAGGATACGACGTCGAAGCCGAATATTACATCAATGACGCTGGTCGTCAGATGCTCATTTTGGGTGGTTCCATTCTGTATCGTGCTCGTGAGATTGCTGGTCAGGATGTGACTGAACCTGAGAATTTTTATAAGGGTGACTACATTGCCGACATCGCTCGAGATGTCATGGCGAAGTACCCTGACCTGCTGGATATGGATGAAGCTGAAGCCACTGAGTTGTGTAAGGTTTACGGAAAGGACGTGATTCTTGAAGGAATCAAGGTCGATTTGGCCGCT
This genomic window contains:
- the dapF gene encoding diaminopimelate epimerase yields the protein MNIFTKSVPFYKMQGCGNDFVVIDNRELGVPESSMEAWAKALCARAFGIYADGLFFLENSEDANLDYRWHFYNSDGSRAEMCGNASRCAGKLAHALGLAPAEHTFGTDAGPIRASVLLDGPDAGRVKVQLTPPKETKTNITLDIDGKPLTVHFTDTGVPHAVVFVDDVKALDIMEIGPKIRYHETFSPAGTNVNFAQVIDKNTMLLRTYERGVEAETYACGTGAAATQVLANALGLTGNFANLTTTSDEMLTIFLEDGNVFLQGAAELTFQGDFFLGPLGLTL
- a CDS encoding tetratricopeptide repeat protein, coding for MAGKYDSIVYDYFEKSNGNVVLVSEDQLFKKTLATTLFKVIGTKRNCFFAFESVQQGLKKIQELDKRSLETTVFIERILGGHPSTDTIITLKRLLPDLKIVVLAGETKRENIAYFYELGVNNVISKPASINNIIEKMAFTVQPQGKLSEYMSIGKRCLVAGKFMEAMKIADKILQLKPESPAGLMLKGDIYSLQGDLDKALACFHRAHDSSKLYLEPLKKLVGAYREVDEEKALVYMKKLDKLSPLNAERKTDIGKIFVHQKKMEMAEKYFDQAIDAATHEAMSLISSVAENISEAVQQTSPRMAEKYLSKVLEAKGSRLGLGDITLFNKLGIALRGQGKWKEAIENYIQALRISPDDEGLHYNMGMAYIDGGERRLAGKCFENALKRNPGFYKISEAVSMNVGMLFSELRENEKAIPCFKNAIELNPNNTTALRKLAALEEKL
- a CDS encoding ribonuclease Z, with product MRVTFAGVGEAFDDKLPNTSLLVHAGSSTVLLDCGFTAACVFWGMAANPLKLDAVYISHFHGDHYFGLPALLVRSIEEGRTKRLTILGPSGIESRVTRLMEMAYSNALARAKFSIFFIECDPGQDFKHAGFRFRFAMSDHAMPCQAIRLDTADKSMFYSGDGQPTDDTLELALGCDLVVHESYSLDQEKTGHGSVESSVDFARKANAKACALVHVKRTVRRERKDVILARANAISDMKVFLPEPGDVHIL
- a CDS encoding DUF2157 domain-containing protein; translation: MKFTMKDLDWAADTKVITVEVRDALADAFQQKYADKPSLSFANVLYYLGGLIVIGSMTFYVTSAWETLGGGGHLAVALLYACTFLLVGRWLWKRKEQRIPGGILVTAAVCMTPMAVFGVQEMIGWWGWHEPGSYSDFYLWVKSGWFLMEVFTIVAGVVALRWCRFPFIMLPVAFSLWFMSMDLTAVIYGTDFSWEQRKLVSVWFGLVMLIGSFMVDRRTEQDFAFWGYLFGLLAFWGGLTSMDSDTELGKLVYCCINVILMGVSVLLQRRVFIVFGGIGVSIYLGHLAYDVFESELLFAFALSGVGLAVIVLGLQYHRHKDFIEQKMMGMLPEVLRRILPQFRV
- a CDS encoding tetratricopeptide repeat protein, with amino-acid sequence MPGESADTIVLDFIRKEGGVIVYLSDDFVFTRALRNIVSRVIGLSGDSLLAFSSMSLAMKKCLELQDQGIPCVIFIERMLDNRPSTDFIITLKREFPDVKMVVLTWEATQETVAYFFELGVSRVLVKPASANMVIEALAEVISPPMELKQQILLCEELLEKGEYAAALDASDRILMTRPDSARGLVLRGNALMGVEETDKAVQCYMAAHEVQPIFMAPLIKLAEAFREMDDERALAYMKELDDISPLNPERKIDIAEEHLRKGEHEEAERYLDRGMAVAEKEVSSMVGDLTQRIVDAVTAIAPNLAVKYLNRVIDTKRVLGRDDLVHFNRLGIILRGEGRWAEAVEVYGKAVTIAPEDPVIHYNMGLAHWEGNKRIVALECFEQALSIDPHFYAGSVGATLNIGSLYLDLRRYKDCLPFFAHVLDLDPENSLAQVKFAEAKTKAEIEPDPVRSALESEGDADLDLSLSDSRKKTKKRKPFTNLEL